The Pontibacillus halophilus JSM 076056 = DSM 19796 genome has a segment encoding these proteins:
- the plsY gene encoding glycerol-3-phosphate 1-O-acyltransferase PlsY translates to MEYIVFGIIAYLIGSIPFALLVGKIGYKIDIREHGSGNLGGTNTFRVLGIKAGLIVTLSDILKGTLAARIPAFFDADVNLLVIGIFAVVGHMYPLFAKFKGGKAVATSGGVILAVSPLVFLIMLATFFLVLYLSKYVSLSSMVTGIVTIGVSIFIQHVGLIIVTSILTAFVIYRHRSNIKRIIDGTEPKIKWM, encoded by the coding sequence ATGGAATACATAGTATTTGGAATCATTGCATATTTAATTGGTTCAATTCCTTTTGCATTGTTGGTAGGCAAAATCGGGTACAAAATTGACATTCGTGAGCATGGAAGCGGAAATCTTGGAGGAACAAACACCTTTCGTGTATTAGGTATAAAGGCAGGATTAATCGTTACTCTTTCTGACATTCTTAAAGGTACGTTAGCAGCAAGAATCCCTGCATTCTTTGACGCAGATGTTAACTTACTCGTTATTGGAATCTTTGCGGTAGTCGGACATATGTATCCGTTATTCGCGAAATTTAAAGGAGGAAAGGCCGTTGCAACTTCAGGTGGAGTGATCTTAGCTGTATCTCCCCTTGTGTTCTTAATCATGTTAGCAACCTTCTTCCTCGTATTGTATTTGTCTAAGTATGTATCGCTAAGCTCAATGGTTACCGGGATCGTTACGATTGGAGTGTCGATCTTTATCCAACATGTAGGCTTAATTATCGTAACAAGTATTTTGACCGCATTTGTCATTTACCGACACCGTTCCAACATTAAACGAATCATTGATGGAACTGAACCAAAAATTAAATGGATGTAA
- a CDS encoding CoA-binding protein, with protein MQNPSRETIKDILQQSKTIAVVGLSDNPNRTSYQISKAMQDAGYKIIPVNPNVDEVLGEKSYRSLLDLDQSVDLINVFRRSEHLPALAKEAAQIDAPVFWAQQGVASEEAYRYLTEQNKTVIMDMCIKVAHSVTIGK; from the coding sequence ATTCAAAATCCATCAAGAGAAACGATTAAAGATATTCTTCAACAATCAAAGACAATTGCTGTTGTGGGTCTCTCTGACAATCCTAATCGAACATCGTATCAAATATCAAAGGCTATGCAGGATGCTGGCTACAAGATAATCCCTGTAAATCCGAATGTTGATGAAGTGCTAGGCGAGAAATCCTACCGTTCTTTGCTCGATTTAGACCAAAGTGTAGATCTCATTAACGTATTTAGAAGGTCAGAACATTTACCTGCCCTTGCTAAAGAAGCAGCTCAAATTGATGCACCCGTATTCTGGGCGCAACAAGGGGTTGCAAGTGAGGAAGCCTATCGTTATTTAACGGAGCAGAATAAGACTGTGATTATGGACATGTGTATTAAAGTCGCACATTCTGTTACAATAGGTAAATAA
- the folE2 gene encoding GTP cyclohydrolase FolE2 produces MNQTDLNTIKQLPSKEERHKLFGSVDPGPRTKPVEKSEMKDLQNAREDFLFDLDAVGISNVKHPIRINSTMKPEIQTTIGTFKFASSIKQGSKGTNMSRFTEQLDQYHNEGFAIDITTLKRFTKELAGRLKQKDSMVEVSYPWFFERKGPFSDLAGMNHADATIKVNYHEETGFDVEVSLTGKITTLCPCSKEISEYSAHNQRGNVTMSIELTDDFNEDEIDWKHQLLEAAESNASARIHPVLKRPDEKAVTEQAYENPRFVEDIVRLVAADLYELPFVTKFYVACRNEESIHLHDAIAEVTYDKRDETN; encoded by the coding sequence ATGAATCAAACAGATTTAAATACAATAAAACAGTTACCCTCAAAAGAAGAGAGACATAAGCTATTCGGGTCTGTGGACCCAGGTCCAAGAACCAAGCCAGTTGAAAAGTCTGAAATGAAGGATTTGCAAAACGCGAGGGAAGACTTCTTATTTGATTTAGATGCAGTTGGAATTTCAAACGTCAAGCATCCTATTCGCATCAATAGCACGATGAAACCGGAAATCCAGACGACTATTGGTACATTCAAGTTTGCCTCAAGTATCAAACAAGGAAGCAAAGGCACAAATATGAGTCGGTTCACTGAACAACTTGACCAATACCATAACGAAGGATTTGCGATTGATATCACTACGTTGAAGCGATTTACGAAAGAGCTCGCTGGTCGCCTTAAACAAAAGGATTCCATGGTTGAAGTTTCGTATCCTTGGTTCTTCGAGCGTAAAGGGCCTTTTTCTGACCTAGCTGGTATGAATCATGCTGATGCAACCATTAAAGTGAATTATCACGAAGAGACAGGCTTCGATGTTGAAGTTTCCCTAACTGGAAAGATTACAACACTTTGTCCTTGTTCGAAAGAAATCAGTGAGTATAGTGCTCACAATCAGCGTGGCAACGTGACCATGTCTATTGAATTAACAGATGATTTCAATGAGGATGAGATTGATTGGAAGCACCAGTTATTAGAAGCGGCTGAGTCCAATGCGAGTGCACGGATTCATCCTGTTCTTAAACGTCCGGATGAAAAGGCAGTAACAGAACAAGCTTACGAAAATCCTCGATTTGTTGAAGATATTGTACGTCTTGTAGCCGCTGACCTTTATGAATTACCTTTCGTAACGAAATTCTATGTGGCTTGCCGAAATGAAGAATCTATTCATTTACACGATGCCATTGCTGAAGTTACGTATGACAAACGAGATGAAACGAATTAG
- the parE gene encoding DNA topoisomerase IV subunit B, with protein sequence MATNSTQYNDDSIQVLEGLEAVRKRPGMYIGSTDHRGLHHLVYEIVDNAVDEALAGFGDRIAVVIHKDNSISVVDEGRGMPTGMHKLGKPTPEVILTVLHAGGKFGQGGYKTSGGLHGVGASVVNALSEWLEVTICRDGQKYYQRFESGGKPVTPLEHKGGTKKSGTTIHFKPDPTIFSVTTYDFETLSERLRESAFLLKGLQIDIKDERHDQVEEYQYPDGLKSFVSYLNEEKEPLHPVVSFEGEQEEIEIDIAFQFNDGYSENMLSFVNNVRTKDGGTHESGARSAITRSFNDTARKSGLLKEKDKNLEGTDIREGFTAVVSIRIPEEKLQFEGQTKSKLGTSEARSAVDGIVTENLSYFLEENPETASMLIRKAIKAKEAREAARKAREEARTGKKRKKKDTLLSGKLTPAQSKNAQRNELYLVEGDSAGGSAKQGRDRRFQAVLPLRGKVINTEKAKLQDIMKNEEISTIIHTIGAGVGSDFNIEDCQYDKIVIMTDADTDGAHIQVLLLTFFYRYMQELIRAGKVYIALPPLYKVSKGKGKKEQVHYAWEDEEMQEITKKMKNGYTIQRYKGLGEMNADQLWETTMNPETRTLIRVTIDDLARAERRVATLMGDKVEPRRKWIESHVAFGMEDQSNILENDKLQS encoded by the coding sequence GTGGCAACGAATTCAACTCAATATAATGATGATTCCATACAAGTGCTTGAAGGCCTCGAGGCAGTCCGTAAACGCCCAGGTATGTATATCGGTAGTACAGACCACCGTGGTCTTCATCACCTCGTATATGAAATAGTAGATAACGCAGTTGACGAAGCATTGGCAGGATTCGGAGATCGGATCGCCGTCGTCATACATAAAGATAATAGCATCTCAGTTGTAGATGAAGGACGTGGAATGCCTACAGGAATGCACAAACTAGGTAAACCAACACCAGAAGTCATCTTGACGGTCCTACACGCTGGCGGTAAATTTGGTCAGGGTGGCTACAAGACAAGTGGCGGACTACACGGCGTTGGTGCTTCTGTAGTAAACGCATTGTCAGAATGGCTAGAAGTTACTATTTGTCGTGATGGTCAGAAATACTACCAACGTTTTGAAAGCGGAGGTAAACCCGTAACTCCTTTAGAACATAAGGGAGGTACAAAGAAAAGCGGGACGACTATCCACTTTAAGCCAGACCCAACAATCTTCTCCGTTACAACGTACGATTTCGAAACGTTATCTGAACGCCTAAGGGAATCTGCATTCTTACTAAAAGGATTGCAGATTGATATTAAAGATGAACGTCATGACCAGGTAGAAGAATATCAATATCCGGATGGGTTGAAATCGTTCGTTTCTTATCTAAATGAAGAGAAAGAACCCCTTCATCCTGTTGTTTCATTTGAAGGAGAACAGGAAGAAATAGAAATTGATATCGCCTTTCAGTTCAATGATGGCTATTCAGAGAACATGCTTTCCTTTGTCAACAACGTTCGTACGAAAGATGGGGGAACGCATGAATCAGGTGCCAGAAGCGCCATTACAAGAAGCTTTAATGATACAGCACGTAAATCTGGATTATTAAAGGAAAAGGATAAGAATTTAGAAGGTACAGATATTCGTGAGGGGTTCACAGCCGTCGTTTCAATCCGTATTCCGGAGGAGAAGCTCCAGTTTGAGGGGCAGACGAAATCGAAACTTGGTACATCTGAAGCACGTTCAGCTGTAGATGGGATTGTGACTGAGAACCTATCTTACTTCCTTGAAGAAAATCCTGAAACAGCTTCTATGCTTATACGTAAAGCCATCAAAGCGAAAGAAGCGAGAGAAGCAGCTAGAAAAGCTAGGGAAGAAGCGCGTACAGGCAAGAAACGAAAAAAGAAAGATACATTACTAAGCGGAAAGCTGACACCAGCGCAATCGAAGAACGCTCAAAGAAACGAACTTTATCTCGTAGAGGGTGATTCTGCAGGAGGTTCAGCGAAGCAAGGAAGGGATCGTCGATTCCAAGCCGTGCTTCCGCTTCGTGGTAAAGTCATCAACACAGAAAAGGCGAAACTTCAAGATATTATGAAGAATGAAGAAATCTCAACAATCATTCATACCATCGGAGCAGGAGTCGGTTCTGATTTCAATATTGAAGATTGCCAGTATGACAAAATTGTTATTATGACGGATGCCGACACAGACGGTGCTCATATTCAAGTACTACTTCTCACATTCTTCTATCGATATATGCAAGAATTAATTCGGGCTGGCAAAGTGTACATTGCCCTTCCACCTTTATACAAAGTGTCGAAAGGAAAAGGGAAGAAAGAGCAGGTTCATTACGCTTGGGAAGATGAAGAAATGCAAGAGATTACAAAGAAAATGAAAAATGGCTATACCATTCAACGTTATAAAGGTCTTGGTGAGATGAATGCAGACCAGCTTTGGGAAACAACGATGAATCCAGAAACAAGAACGTTAATCCGAGTTACCATCGATGATCTTGCCCGAGCTGAGCGTCGTGTAGCTACGCTTATGGGGGATAAAGTAGAACCTCGTCGGAAGTGGATTGAATCCCACGTAGCCTTCGGCATGGAAGACCAAAGCAACATTTTAGAAAACGACAAACTGCAGTCATAG
- a CDS encoding ABC transporter permease/substrate-binding protein, which translates to MNEFITVFNDRRGELLQAIWEHLQLSIVALLIAILIAVPLGLALTRMKRIAEPVIGVAAVLQTIPSLAVLAFLIPLVGIGKQPAIIALVAYALLPILRNTYTGIKEVDPSLKEAAIGLGMTSFKRLAKVELPLAMPVIMAGIRTSMVLVVGTTTIAALIGAGGLGELILLGIDRGSEMNLILLGAIPAALLAIILDFILRLFERTSAKSGFRSLLSILIIAVLVVTIPFIANFNQRADLVVGGKIGAEPRILMNMYKILIEDETDLNVKTEPNLGKTDFVFKALQGGDIDIYPEFTGTAVVTFLKEEAVSNSSEEVYEQAREGMAENFNMAYLKPMQFNNTYAVATTEEIAQRYNLTTIGDLKRVENQLTAGFTLEFTNRQDGYVGMQELYDLNLDVNTMEAGVRQQAIASGDVEIIDAYSTQGYMIEYNLVALEDPENLFPPYQGAPLLRQETLEEYPELEEILNQLAGEITAEEMQQMNYQVDYEDANPYEVAEEYLKEIDLID; encoded by the coding sequence ATGAATGAATTCATAACTGTCTTTAATGACCGTCGTGGCGAACTGCTACAGGCAATTTGGGAACATTTGCAGTTATCCATTGTTGCTTTGTTGATTGCAATCTTAATTGCTGTACCGCTAGGATTGGCGCTAACTCGTATGAAGCGAATCGCTGAGCCAGTCATTGGAGTTGCTGCGGTCCTCCAAACGATTCCAAGTCTAGCCGTATTAGCGTTTTTAATTCCGCTTGTCGGTATTGGGAAACAGCCAGCAATTATTGCATTAGTCGCTTATGCGTTATTGCCAATCCTAAGAAATACGTATACCGGAATTAAAGAAGTCGACCCTTCATTGAAAGAGGCAGCCATTGGGCTTGGAATGACATCATTCAAACGTCTTGCCAAAGTAGAATTGCCCCTCGCCATGCCTGTTATTATGGCAGGAATTAGAACATCCATGGTTCTTGTTGTCGGGACCACAACGATTGCCGCTTTAATCGGAGCGGGAGGACTAGGAGAACTAATTCTATTAGGGATTGACCGTGGGAGTGAGATGAACCTTATTCTATTAGGAGCCATCCCCGCTGCACTCTTAGCCATTATTCTAGATTTTATCTTGCGTTTGTTTGAACGGACGAGTGCTAAATCAGGGTTTCGTTCCCTCTTGTCCATTCTCATTATAGCCGTTTTAGTCGTAACGATTCCTTTCATTGCTAATTTCAATCAACGTGCAGACTTAGTCGTAGGTGGAAAGATTGGAGCAGAGCCAAGGATCTTAATGAATATGTATAAGATTCTTATTGAAGATGAAACGGACTTAAATGTGAAGACAGAACCTAACTTAGGTAAGACCGATTTCGTGTTTAAAGCATTGCAAGGTGGAGACATAGATATCTACCCTGAGTTCACAGGAACAGCTGTAGTGACATTCTTGAAAGAAGAAGCGGTGAGTAATTCATCTGAAGAAGTTTATGAACAGGCACGAGAAGGAATGGCAGAGAACTTTAACATGGCCTATCTTAAGCCGATGCAGTTTAACAATACGTATGCGGTAGCAACCACTGAAGAAATCGCACAACGATACAACCTAACGACCATTGGGGATTTGAAGAGGGTAGAGAATCAATTGACAGCCGGCTTTACACTTGAGTTTACGAATAGACAAGACGGGTACGTAGGCATGCAAGAGCTGTATGATTTAAACTTAGATGTGAACACGATGGAAGCAGGTGTACGCCAGCAAGCCATTGCCAGTGGTGATGTTGAGATTATTGATGCCTATTCAACTCAAGGATACATGATTGAGTACAATCTTGTTGCTCTTGAAGACCCGGAAAATCTATTTCCGCCATACCAGGGAGCGCCGTTACTGCGTCAAGAAACTCTTGAAGAATACCCAGAGCTTGAAGAGATCTTAAATCAGCTTGCTGGTGAGATTACAGCTGAGGAAATGCAACAAATGAACTATCAAGTCGACTATGAAGATGCAAATCCATATGAAGTGGCCGAAGAGTACTTGAAAGAAATTGATTTAATTGACTAA
- a CDS encoding ABC transporter ATP-binding protein, translating to MIEFKDVSKTYPDGTQAIKNLNLTVQEGEILALIGPSGCGKTTTMKMINRLITPTEGNIYIQNEDIRDLNIHELRWNIGYVLQEIALFPHMTIEENIAVVPEMRRWKRREIKKRTEELMEMVGLEPETFMSRYPSELSGGQQQRVGVIRALAADPDIILMDEPFSALDPISREQLQSDIRDLQKKIKKTIVFVTHDMDEAMALGDRVCLMRDGEIVQLSTPQQLILQPNSDFVKSFIGERKSPWQTAIDVMLDKEDNAILSKQKVDQGGVPSVGIYFVKDENGQYIGAYVDGLASDITPLPNDTHLRKATTMFDEQGVSILPVVKENQLLGTLSYKSIVFHLQNQTKMENGVIHQ from the coding sequence TTGATTGAATTTAAAGATGTAAGTAAAACGTATCCAGACGGTACTCAGGCAATTAAGAACCTGAATTTAACCGTTCAAGAGGGTGAGATACTAGCGTTAATTGGCCCAAGTGGATGCGGTAAAACGACGACGATGAAGATGATCAATCGTCTAATCACTCCTACTGAGGGGAACATATACATACAGAACGAGGACATACGCGATTTAAACATACATGAACTCCGTTGGAACATAGGGTATGTACTACAGGAGATTGCGCTATTTCCACATATGACTATTGAAGAGAACATTGCAGTTGTACCAGAGATGAGAAGATGGAAACGTAGGGAAATTAAGAAACGGACAGAAGAATTAATGGAAATGGTTGGACTAGAACCAGAAACGTTCATGAGCCGTTATCCAAGTGAGCTTTCTGGGGGGCAACAGCAACGTGTAGGCGTTATTCGCGCGCTCGCAGCTGACCCAGACATCATTTTAATGGATGAGCCATTTAGTGCACTTGACCCAATTAGTCGTGAACAACTTCAATCGGATATTCGCGACCTGCAGAAGAAGATTAAGAAGACGATTGTATTTGTAACTCACGATATGGATGAAGCAATGGCGCTTGGGGACCGCGTATGTCTCATGCGTGATGGAGAAATTGTGCAGTTAAGCACACCACAACAACTCATCCTTCAGCCGAATAGTGACTTCGTGAAAAGCTTTATTGGTGAAAGAAAGTCCCCTTGGCAGACAGCCATTGATGTCATGCTCGATAAGGAAGACAATGCCATCCTTTCTAAGCAGAAAGTTGACCAAGGAGGCGTTCCTTCTGTAGGAATTTATTTCGTTAAGGATGAGAATGGTCAGTATATAGGAGCTTATGTAGACGGTTTAGCATCGGATATTACACCACTCCCAAATGATACTCACTTACGTAAAGCCACCACTATGTTTGATGAACAAGGTGTTTCTATTCTCCCCGTAGTGAAAGAGAACCAATTGCTTGGCACGCTTTCCTATAAATCCATTGTGTTTCACCTGCAGAACCAAACGAAAATGGAAAACGGGGTGATTCACCAATGA